One Leifsonia shinshuensis DNA window includes the following coding sequences:
- a CDS encoding SDR family oxidoreductase, protein MTDKPLTVLVVGATGSIGRLVVAEAQRRGHHVRALVRDASRAGRILPGPTDLAVGDLTRPATLTAAVEGVDAIVFTHGSGTREADVRDIDYAGLANVLTALNGRRVRIALMTAVGTTRPGTPYAAWKRRAERLVRASGDPYTIVRPGWFDYNDPGQRAIVLRQGDTEQSGTPADGVIARDEIARVLVDSLTNAAAERLTFELVADDGAEQDDLTPVFAALTRDAPDALDGAEDAPSAPLADEPQRFRDDRDAIALLGGRTG, encoded by the coding sequence ATGACCGACAAACCGCTCACCGTCCTCGTCGTCGGCGCGACCGGCAGTATCGGCCGGCTGGTCGTGGCCGAAGCGCAGCGGCGCGGGCATCACGTCCGGGCGCTCGTCCGCGACGCCTCCCGCGCCGGGCGCATCCTCCCCGGCCCGACCGACCTCGCCGTGGGCGACCTCACGAGACCGGCCACCCTCACGGCGGCGGTGGAGGGGGTGGACGCGATCGTGTTCACGCACGGCTCGGGCACCCGGGAGGCCGATGTGCGCGACATCGACTATGCGGGCCTCGCCAACGTCCTCACCGCGCTGAACGGCCGCCGCGTCCGGATCGCCCTCATGACCGCGGTCGGGACCACCCGCCCCGGAACGCCGTACGCCGCGTGGAAGCGCCGAGCCGAGCGCCTGGTCCGGGCGAGCGGCGATCCGTACACGATCGTGCGCCCCGGCTGGTTCGACTACAACGATCCGGGTCAGCGCGCGATCGTGCTGCGCCAGGGCGACACCGAGCAGTCGGGGACGCCGGCCGACGGGGTCATCGCCCGCGACGAGATCGCGCGGGTGCTCGTCGACAGCCTCACGAACGCCGCGGCGGAGCGCCTGACGTTCGAGCTGGTGGCGGACGACGGCGCCGAGCAGGACGATCTGACGCCGGTTTTCGCGGCCCTCACCCGCGACGCACCGGACGCGCTCGACGGAGCGGAGGACGCCCCGAGCGCGCCGCTCGCCGACGAGCCGCAGCGCTTCCGGGACGACCGGGACGCGATCGCACTGCTCGGCGGACGAACGGGCTGA
- a CDS encoding carbohydrate ABC transporter permease, producing the protein MSALTTPRRGRRVTRSRPFRPTRLIQPIVAILLVVLLLGVPFWLVVVTAGKDQAEALNPSLALPTTWHLLQNFATVLDQGRMVTAFFGSLLIMVPSVFGVLLLGAMASWILGRRRSKPIAFLYALGISGIVLPPAVVTIVLLLRQIGLAGTAVGMIGVYMGMYLSTVIFFVTGFVRTIPVELEEAARVDGAGPLRVFFRVIMPLLGPTLATATILICLYIWNDVFYALFVVGGRLDTLPLNLYQVASSGLYLQNWHLIFAYIILMSLPLLITFTVMQRRIISGITSGAVK; encoded by the coding sequence GTGAGCGCACTCACCACGCCGCGCCGCGGACGCCGGGTCACCCGGTCGCGCCCGTTCCGTCCGACCAGGCTGATCCAGCCGATCGTCGCCATCCTGCTCGTCGTGCTCCTGCTCGGCGTGCCGTTCTGGCTCGTCGTCGTCACGGCGGGCAAGGACCAGGCCGAGGCGCTGAACCCCAGCCTCGCCCTGCCGACCACCTGGCATCTGCTCCAGAACTTCGCGACCGTGCTCGACCAGGGCCGGATGGTGACCGCGTTCTTCGGCAGCCTCCTGATCATGGTGCCGTCGGTGTTCGGCGTGCTGCTGCTCGGGGCGATGGCCTCCTGGATCCTCGGCCGGCGGCGCAGCAAGCCGATCGCGTTCCTGTACGCGCTCGGCATCAGCGGCATCGTCCTGCCGCCGGCGGTCGTCACGATCGTGCTCCTGCTGCGCCAGATCGGGCTCGCGGGCACGGCGGTCGGGATGATCGGCGTCTACATGGGCATGTACCTGTCGACCGTGATCTTCTTCGTCACCGGCTTCGTGCGCACCATCCCGGTGGAGCTGGAGGAGGCCGCCCGCGTCGACGGCGCCGGCCCGCTCCGGGTCTTCTTCCGGGTGATCATGCCGCTGCTCGGGCCGACGCTCGCGACGGCGACCATCCTGATCTGCCTCTACATCTGGAACGACGTCTTCTACGCGCTGTTCGTGGTCGGCGGCCGGCTCGACACCCTGCCGCTGAACCTCTACCAGGTGGCCAGCTCCGGGCTGTACCTGCAGAACTGGCACCTGATCTTCGCGTACATCATCCTGATGAGCCTCCCGCTGCTCATCACCTTCACGGTCATGCAGCGGCGGATCATCTCCGGCATCACCAGCGGCGCGGTCAAGTGA
- a CDS encoding LacI family DNA-binding transcriptional regulator, with product MSNNAPKPPVISDVARRAGVSVPTVSRVLNGAAYVSEEKRAKVMQAIEELDFRPSAAARALVARHPKLIAVIAGNTSRYGYAETIRGVEESARAAGYTVTITVVESADDDTVARAVSLVLDQPIAGVVVLKFDPPGVAALHRIPKSIPTVSISGVRETGVPQAVLAEADAAEEVVDYLLGLGHETVQHVRVPPSRKEDGRTTGWRRALVAHGAPVPAPVDASWEPESGREIGRALAADPSVTAVFCGNDEIAMGVIRGLTEGGKSVPADVSVAGFDDHPLARMWTPPLTTVDQDFAGLGSRAYELLETVISGGKVRKFSSERPTVVIRESTAPPPKR from the coding sequence ATGTCGAACAACGCCCCGAAACCGCCCGTGATCAGCGACGTCGCGCGCCGGGCCGGGGTGTCCGTCCCGACCGTGTCGCGCGTGCTCAACGGCGCGGCGTACGTGTCGGAGGAGAAGCGCGCGAAGGTCATGCAGGCCATCGAGGAGCTGGACTTCCGGCCCTCGGCCGCCGCGCGCGCCCTCGTCGCCCGGCATCCGAAGCTCATCGCCGTGATCGCGGGGAACACCTCCCGCTACGGCTACGCGGAGACCATCCGCGGCGTCGAGGAGAGCGCGCGCGCCGCCGGCTACACCGTGACCATCACCGTGGTGGAGTCGGCCGACGACGACACCGTGGCTCGGGCGGTCTCGCTCGTCCTGGACCAGCCGATCGCCGGCGTCGTGGTGCTCAAGTTCGACCCTCCCGGCGTCGCCGCGCTGCACCGGATCCCGAAGTCCATCCCGACCGTGTCGATCTCCGGCGTCCGCGAGACGGGCGTGCCGCAGGCGGTGCTCGCCGAGGCGGACGCGGCCGAGGAGGTCGTCGACTACCTGCTCGGGCTCGGGCACGAGACCGTGCAGCACGTCCGTGTGCCCCCGTCGCGCAAGGAGGACGGCCGCACGACCGGCTGGCGCCGCGCGCTCGTCGCCCACGGGGCTCCCGTCCCGGCCCCGGTCGACGCGAGCTGGGAGCCGGAGTCCGGCCGCGAGATCGGCCGTGCCCTCGCCGCCGACCCTTCGGTGACGGCGGTCTTCTGCGGCAACGACGAGATCGCCATGGGCGTCATCCGCGGTCTGACCGAGGGCGGCAAGTCGGTCCCGGCGGACGTGAGCGTGGCCGGCTTCGACGACCACCCGCTCGCCCGCATGTGGACGCCGCCGCTGACGACGGTCGACCAGGACTTCGCGGGGCTGGGCTCGCGGGCCTACGAGCTGCTGGAGACGGTGATCAGCGGAGGCAAGGTGCGCAAGTTCTCGTCGGAGCGGCCGACCGTCGTCATCCGCGAGAGCACGGCTCCGCCGCCGAAGCGCTGA
- a CDS encoding glycoside hydrolase family 36 protein — protein MTDRLSWGNGTLTVELEWSADSAPRVAAWTASGIRLEMPSGLPLVDVLTVCHGHSLANDRLVHTVIGHESRYTGHEERATAAGRELRLGMRHPGTGLEIELLLQLPDGLAVLRSSVTVVNRGGDELVLRSIPSLALYLGGDASSSIRDWDVHHALSDWLGEGRWITEPLNGVRFPRLEQHLTNHNPRGEFSVTSTGTWSTGKHLPVAAVGSGRLGAAWAWQIEHNGAWRWEIGEDTASGYLALSGPTDTDHQWTQTLRPGDTFRTVPVAIALASDFTAAIAQLTAYRRGARRDHPDNTAMPVVFNDYMNTLNGDPTTDKLLPLIDAAAAVGAEIFCIDAGWYDDSGEWWDTVGEWTPSTTRFPGGLGEVIDRIRDAGMVPGLWLEPEVIGVNSPMADRLPDEAFLQRNGKRVVEHHRYHLDLRHPAARAHLDEVVDRLVHDFGVGFFKLDYNINPGPGTDLDADSVGAGLLAHNRAHLDWLEGVLDRHPALVLENCGSGAMRADFAMLARLQMQSTSDQQDFLKYPPIAAAAPASILPEQAASWAYPQPEMTEEEAAFCLATGLLGRFYVSGHLGRMDRRRLDLVADAVAVAKSLRGDLLASTPFWPLGIPTWDAPWTALGLAVDGEGPDASAEPETALLTVWNREPSAGPVELDLRRFAGADLTVTTIFPRSLPEWSTHWDAETGRLRVAGPADEAGARVLRLQAAGRTAPGAASATATHSATRTQWR, from the coding sequence ATGACCGACCGCCTGAGCTGGGGCAACGGAACGCTGACCGTCGAACTCGAATGGTCGGCCGACTCCGCCCCGCGCGTCGCGGCATGGACGGCCTCCGGGATCCGCCTGGAGATGCCGTCCGGCCTCCCGCTGGTCGACGTCCTGACGGTGTGCCACGGGCACTCGCTCGCCAACGACCGCCTGGTCCACACGGTGATCGGCCACGAGTCCCGCTACACCGGTCATGAGGAACGGGCCACCGCCGCGGGCCGCGAGCTGCGGCTCGGGATGCGGCACCCCGGCACCGGGCTGGAGATCGAACTGCTGCTCCAGCTCCCGGACGGGCTCGCCGTCCTCCGCTCGTCGGTCACGGTCGTGAACCGCGGCGGCGACGAGCTGGTGCTGCGCTCCATCCCATCGCTCGCGCTCTACCTGGGCGGCGACGCCTCCAGCAGCATCCGGGACTGGGACGTCCACCACGCCCTGAGCGACTGGCTCGGCGAGGGCCGCTGGATCACCGAGCCGCTCAACGGCGTGCGCTTCCCGCGCCTCGAGCAGCACCTGACCAACCACAACCCGCGCGGCGAGTTCAGCGTCACCTCGACCGGGACCTGGTCGACCGGCAAGCACCTCCCCGTCGCGGCGGTCGGCTCCGGCCGGCTCGGCGCCGCGTGGGCGTGGCAGATCGAGCACAACGGCGCGTGGCGCTGGGAGATCGGCGAGGACACCGCCAGCGGCTATCTCGCCCTCTCCGGCCCGACCGACACCGACCACCAGTGGACGCAGACGCTCCGCCCGGGCGACACGTTCCGCACGGTGCCCGTCGCGATCGCCCTGGCCTCCGACTTCACCGCCGCCATCGCGCAGCTCACCGCCTACCGTCGCGGCGCCCGCCGCGACCACCCGGACAACACGGCGATGCCGGTCGTCTTCAACGACTACATGAACACGCTCAACGGCGACCCGACCACCGACAAGCTGCTCCCGCTGATCGACGCGGCCGCCGCGGTCGGGGCGGAGATCTTCTGCATCGACGCCGGCTGGTACGACGACAGCGGCGAGTGGTGGGACACCGTCGGGGAGTGGACGCCGAGCACGACCCGTTTCCCCGGCGGCCTCGGAGAGGTCATCGACCGCATCCGCGACGCCGGGATGGTGCCGGGACTCTGGCTGGAGCCCGAGGTCATCGGCGTGAACAGCCCGATGGCGGATCGGCTGCCCGATGAGGCGTTCCTGCAGCGCAACGGCAAGCGCGTCGTGGAGCACCACCGCTACCACCTCGACCTGCGGCACCCGGCCGCGCGCGCCCACCTCGACGAGGTCGTCGACCGCCTGGTGCACGACTTCGGCGTCGGCTTCTTCAAGCTCGACTACAACATCAACCCGGGCCCCGGCACCGACCTCGACGCGGACAGTGTCGGCGCCGGGCTGCTCGCGCACAACCGCGCCCACCTCGACTGGCTGGAGGGCGTGCTCGACCGCCACCCCGCGCTGGTGCTGGAGAACTGCGGGTCGGGTGCGATGCGCGCGGACTTCGCGATGCTGGCCCGCCTCCAGATGCAGTCGACCTCCGACCAGCAGGACTTCCTCAAGTACCCGCCGATCGCCGCCGCAGCGCCGGCCTCCATCCTTCCGGAGCAGGCTGCGAGCTGGGCGTACCCGCAGCCCGAGATGACCGAGGAGGAGGCCGCCTTCTGCCTCGCGACCGGACTGCTCGGCCGGTTCTACGTGTCGGGCCACCTCGGGCGGATGGACCGGCGGAGGCTGGACCTCGTCGCCGACGCCGTCGCGGTGGCGAAGTCGCTGCGCGGCGACCTGCTCGCCTCGACCCCGTTCTGGCCGCTCGGCATCCCCACCTGGGACGCGCCGTGGACCGCGCTCGGACTGGCGGTCGACGGCGAGGGCCCCGACGCTTCCGCCGAACCTGAGACCGCCCTCCTCACGGTCTGGAACCGGGAGCCCTCCGCGGGCCCGGTCGAGCTCGACCTCCGCCGGTTCGCCGGCGCCGACCTCACGGTCACCACGATCTTTCCGCGTTCGCTACCCGAGTGGAGCACCCACTGGGACGCGGAAACCGGACGACTGCGCGTCGCCGGCCCTGCCGATGAGGCAGGCGCACGAGTCCTCCGTCTCCAGGCCGCCGGCCGCACCGCCCCCGGTGCCGCGTCGGCGACCGCAACACATTCCGCTACTCGAACCCAGTGGCGTTAA
- a CDS encoding ABC transporter substrate-binding protein, translating to MKIAWKGAATVAAIAAAAALALSGCSDPGSGGSDSGATTWPAQDTKLDGVNLTIWAAQNSNKTADSVISGFEKLTGAKVKVVTIPDPYEQGIQTKVATGDKPDLAFWQPTASMLTTLNAKQNLQSLQGAPWVKNYTGKLGDMTGILDGTRYAALVTTPAVIGVYYNKDVLSANGITSTPTNWNEFIADAQALKAKGVDPFYEMGGDKWATQWWVQAQLADAAKSGLWDKVNSNTEKFTDPTIQGAIDNYQKLIQDGLFNSDIKTATFVDQGKALLDGKAAMVMQVNSFFGELQATSTTDELNKKIGFFPISPTGNVGTFIPDQSNALVAFKTGDSKKEAAARQFLSYWLGDGYKDFVKAQSTVSLITGVDTPSTVPTALQDVAKSLDTSVGSMQALAVANPDLYLNLADMIQGTKTPVQVAQTTQDQFAQLAKAQGVKGF from the coding sequence ATGAAGATCGCTTGGAAGGGAGCCGCGACCGTCGCGGCCATCGCGGCCGCCGCGGCGCTGGCCCTCAGCGGATGCAGCGACCCCGGCTCCGGAGGCTCCGACTCCGGCGCCACCACCTGGCCGGCGCAGGACACGAAGCTCGACGGCGTGAACCTGACCATCTGGGCCGCCCAGAACTCCAACAAGACCGCCGACAGCGTCATCTCGGGCTTCGAGAAGCTCACCGGGGCGAAGGTCAAGGTCGTCACCATCCCCGACCCGTACGAGCAGGGCATCCAGACCAAGGTCGCGACCGGTGACAAGCCGGATCTGGCGTTCTGGCAGCCGACCGCGTCGATGCTGACGACGCTCAACGCCAAGCAGAACCTGCAGTCGCTCCAGGGCGCGCCGTGGGTGAAGAACTACACCGGCAAGCTCGGCGACATGACGGGCATCCTCGACGGCACCCGCTACGCGGCCCTCGTCACCACCCCGGCCGTGATCGGCGTCTACTACAACAAGGACGTCCTGTCGGCCAACGGCATCACCTCGACGCCGACGAACTGGAACGAGTTCATCGCCGACGCGCAGGCGCTCAAGGCCAAGGGCGTCGACCCGTTCTACGAGATGGGCGGCGACAAGTGGGCGACCCAGTGGTGGGTGCAGGCGCAGCTCGCGGACGCCGCCAAGTCCGGGCTGTGGGACAAGGTCAACTCCAACACCGAGAAGTTCACCGACCCGACCATCCAGGGCGCGATCGACAACTACCAGAAGCTGATCCAGGACGGCCTGTTCAACTCCGACATCAAGACGGCGACATTCGTCGACCAGGGCAAGGCGCTCCTGGACGGCAAGGCGGCGATGGTCATGCAGGTCAACTCGTTCTTCGGCGAGCTGCAGGCGACCTCCACCACCGACGAGCTGAACAAGAAGATCGGGTTCTTCCCGATCTCGCCCACCGGCAACGTCGGCACGTTCATCCCGGACCAGTCCAACGCCCTCGTCGCCTTCAAGACCGGTGACAGCAAGAAGGAGGCCGCGGCGCGCCAGTTCCTCAGCTACTGGCTGGGCGACGGCTACAAGGACTTCGTGAAGGCGCAGTCCACCGTGTCGCTCATCACGGGCGTCGACACCCCGAGCACGGTCCCGACCGCGCTCCAGGACGTCGCCAAGTCGCTCGACACCTCGGTCGGCTCGATGCAGGCGCTCGCAGTGGCGAACCCCGACCTGTACCTCAACCTCGCCGACATGATCCAGGGCACCAAGACGCCGGTCCAGGTGGCGCAGACCACCCAGGACCAGTTCGCCCAGCTCGCGAAGGCACAGGGAGTGAAGGGCTTCTAG
- a CDS encoding carbohydrate ABC transporter permease: MTAQLTPLAPAPTVHARTAEKRRRSGRRQDHPAWFLVPALIVLVVFFFVPTIFNFVYAFTDWSSFHSQINFVGFDNFVSLFGNGSLLNDLRITLVYAILVAVFQNLFGLILALVLERDTRINRFARVAFFVPVVMSALAVGYIFQALLKPAGGLNQILSFVTGQHVTIAWLGSTTWTIVVVALIHAWKWMGLSMLIYLAGLKTINEDILEAARLDGASWWTTFRSIRFPLLAPAVTFNVATALLGSMNGFDIVQATTAGGPGGTTELLNIFIFRTFGQGLFAQATTMSLSLFLMVTILAFPVIYFLRRRENVL; encoded by the coding sequence ATGACCGCACAGCTGACCCCGCTGGCGCCGGCGCCGACCGTGCACGCCCGCACGGCGGAGAAGCGCCGCCGCAGCGGCCGCCGCCAGGACCACCCGGCCTGGTTCCTCGTCCCCGCGCTGATCGTGCTCGTCGTCTTCTTCTTCGTGCCGACGATCTTCAACTTCGTCTACGCGTTCACCGACTGGTCGAGCTTCCACAGCCAGATCAACTTCGTCGGCTTCGACAACTTCGTGTCGCTGTTCGGCAACGGCAGCCTCCTCAACGACCTCCGCATCACGCTCGTCTACGCCATCCTCGTCGCGGTCTTCCAGAACCTCTTCGGGCTGATCCTCGCGCTCGTGCTGGAGCGGGACACCCGCATCAACCGGTTCGCACGCGTCGCGTTCTTCGTGCCCGTCGTGATGTCGGCGCTCGCCGTCGGCTACATCTTCCAGGCGCTGCTGAAACCGGCCGGCGGCCTCAACCAGATCCTGTCGTTCGTCACCGGGCAGCACGTCACCATCGCCTGGCTCGGCAGCACCACCTGGACGATCGTCGTCGTCGCTCTCATCCACGCGTGGAAGTGGATGGGGCTCTCGATGCTCATCTACCTGGCCGGCCTCAAGACGATCAACGAGGACATCCTGGAGGCCGCGCGGCTGGACGGCGCGAGCTGGTGGACCACCTTCCGCAGCATCCGGTTCCCGCTGCTCGCGCCCGCCGTCACGTTCAACGTGGCCACCGCGCTGCTCGGCTCGATGAACGGCTTCGACATCGTGCAGGCGACGACCGCGGGAGGCCCGGGCGGCACGACCGAGCTGCTCAACATCTTCATCTTCCGCACCTTCGGGCAGGGGCTGTTCGCGCAGGCCACCACCATGAGCCTCAGCCTGTTCCTGATGGTGACGATCCTCGCCTTCCCCGTCATCTACTTCCTGCGCAGAAGGGAGAACGTGCTGTGA